Sequence from the candidate division WOR-3 bacterium genome:
TCGTTCCAGAGGTTAAACTCAAAAACAACCCTCGTGATCAGCGCAACAACAACCCCAACCGCATCATAAGGGACACCGCTCAAATCAACAACCGTCATCCGATGGGAGGTGCCCACTGAAAGATAGCTGCGCAAAAGTTCAGGCAGGGTTGAACTCCTATCATATCTCTTTGGCTTGAACATAAAGTTGTACCTTGGGTCAGAAAGTTTGCTGTCCAGGCGCAAAAGGAAGTGGTCAAAAACCCCATGAAGCGGACCCTGCACCTGCCTGCCCGCATGGTCATAAACAACCTGAATGTTCCAGTCCCGAATCATCGCCACCATCTCATCAAGGTCAAAATAGACCGGCGAGTCTGCGGTAATCAAACCTCCCAACCCCAGCATTTCGCGCGTATCCCATGCCTGCCTGCTCCTGACCAGCGAATCGTGCAGAACGGTAAGCTGGTTTTTCGCAGTAGGCTCGTTCATATCAATGCACAAATCCACAAACTCATCAAAGTTCAAAAGCCAATAGGGCAGCTCGAGGTTATCTGAATTTATCAGATTGACATCTTGGGAAAAGGCAGCCGCATATTCGCCGTGAAGGTCCAAGACAACAATGTGGGGGTGAGGATACTTTTTTACCGCCTGCTGGAGAATACTCACCACCGTGCAGGACTTGCCGCAACCGGTCGCACCTAAAACCGCAATGTGCCCACCAAAGAACCTGTCCAACTGGACATAAACCCGCTGCCCCGGTGCATTGCTCGGGCTTCCAAAGGAAAAACCAAATTCGCTGAACTCGGAAAAGATTGTGTCCAGTTCCTCATTTCCCACCATCTGGACCATCTGCCCGACATTGGGGTAAACCACCACCCCGCGGAAAAACCTGCCTGCCTGCGTCAGGGTGCCAACCAAAAAACAGTCCGCAATACCTCTGCCTTCCCCTGCGCCTTTAACACCGGCCACAATTCCGACAACCTCCTGATTGTGAAAGGGAATCTTCACATAGGAACCAGGCTGACCCGGATAGTAATCACCAACCAAAGGCTTGGCGGTATCAACCGTCAGTTCCACCAGCGCCCTTTCACCATTGACCTCAACCACCCTCCCAATATTATGCTCTATCTTCCGCATCCACTCCCTCCTTTTCCCTTACCGCCCCGGGAATGAAGAGCCCTTTTCAACCAACAAAGCCACCCATCAAGCCCTTTGCCGTTCCGCAGTGACAAGGGGATAACTGGAACCTTGGGCTTGAGCCTTCTCACCGAACGGGTAAAACCCCTGATGTCAAAATCAACATAGGGCAAAAGGTCGATCTTGTTAATGACAATCACATCCGACCTTTGAAACATCAAGGGATACTTTATCGGCTTGTCGCTCCCCTCCGGGGTCGAAACAATCGTGACATTATAATGGACCGGCAGCCTAAACTCAGCCGGACACACAAGATTACCCACATTCTCAATCAAGAGCAGATCAAGACCCTCAAAATCAATCTGCGCAAACACCGGTGAAAGCATCAACCCATCAAGATGGCAGGCGCCCTGGGTATTAATCTGGGTGCAACCGACACCCTGAGCTAAAACCCGCCGCGCATCCAAATCACCCTGGATATCACCTTCAATCACCCAGATGCGCCAGCGGTCTTTCAATGCGGCGACCGTCCTCTCAATCAAAGTGGTCTTGCCCGCACCCGGTCCTGACATTATATTGACACCCAAAACGCCGTAACGGTCAAGGAGCCGCTTCTCCTCAAGGGCAAGGGCGTCATTGGAGGCAAGAACCCGGCGCAACAGTTTTATCTCAGCCATTTCAGACTCTTGGTATCAACCGCAACCATCTCATTCCGCTCACTACCAACCGAAACCAAAGCCACCGGGCAGTCTACCAGTTCTGCAATCCTTTCAATGTACCTTTTTGCCCGCAGCGGCAAATCCCCAAACCGCCGGCACCCTGGTGTCTTTTCCCGCCAGCCGGGCAAGGAGACAATTCTTGGCTCCAACTTTTCGGCTAAAAATGGGTCAAACTCCCTAATCCTCTTACCCTGATAGCGATACCCGGTACAGATTTTAATTGTCTCCAAAGAATCAAGGACATCCAGTTTGGTAATAACCAAGGCTGAGAGCCGATTGAAACGCACCGCCGCCCTCACAACTCCAGCATCAAACCAACCACACCGCCGCGGTCTACCGGTCGTTGCACCATACTCATTCCCCAACTCGCGCAGCATCCCCGCCTCCTTCTCCTCCAGTTCTGAAGGAAACGGTCCTGCCCCAACCCTGGTGGTATAAGCCTTGGCCACACCAACCACCTCCTCAAGCCAGAGCGGGCTTATCCCGCTGCCCACCGCAGCACCTCCAGCCACGGTTGACGAGGTGGTAACAAAGGGATAGGTTCCCAGGTCAATGTCAAGATGACTACCCTGCGCCCCTTCAAACAGAACCCGCCTCCCCTGCCTCAACGCCTTCTCAATCAAACGCGAGCCATCAGCAATCATCTCGCTCAATGGTCTACTTATCAACCAGTATTCTAAACTCAACTCTTGGAATGATAATGGCTCAGCTTTGTAAACCTCCATCAGTCGGAAGTTGGCAGCAGCGAGGTTGCGGCGCAACTTCTCCTTGAAGACATCCTCGTTAAGCAAATCCCCAACCCTGATGCCCACCCGGGCAATCTTATCCTGATAGGCGGGTCCGATTCCCCTGCCGGTTGTGCCGATTTTTTTCTCGGCGAGTTGTTCCTCCTGCAAATTGTCAAGGAGTCGGTGATAGGGTAGAATCAGATGGGCTCGACGGTCAACGAACAGCCGCCGGGAGAGTTTCACACCGCCCTTCTTAAGCTCTGCCAGCTCCTCGTTGAGCCGGTAGGGGTCAACAACACAGCCACAACCGATGACACCGACAGTGTTGGGATTAAGAATCCCGGAAGGAATCTGATGAAAGGTGAAGCGCCCTTTTCCGCAGCAAACCGTATGCCCCGCATTCGGTCCACCTTGGAACCGAACAACCACCTGGGCGCGCTGGGAAAGAAAATCGACCACCTTACCCTTGCCCTCATCCCCCCATTGCGCACCGACAACAACGATGTTCATTATTAGAACTGATAGGAGAAGGAAAATTTGTAATTGGAGGTTGAAAAGTCGTAGATGAACTGGTCCACACCTAAGTCAAATTGGAAACGCTGAAATCTTATTCCTCCACCAAATGTCCAGCCCAGTGACTTGAAAGAACCAAGATTGCGTCGCGTCAAAACATCCCCAAGGCTGTAATGGTAGGTCAAACCATCCTTCTCCATTACAATCCCCCCGCGCTGACCGGTGATATCCTCAAAATAACCCAGGCGGAGAAACCCACTCACCACACCAAGGTTCAACTCCCCTTCCACACCCAAACTCTTCCAGGCGTCCCGCCACTCCTCAGAAAACTGCTCACCAAAACTCTTGGTGGTGTCAGAAAACATCCCCACCATAATCTTAGTTATCTCTGGGCTTATGCCCAGCCGAAATATCTCCCTTTGCACCGGATAATAGGCAACCCCAACTCGCAGCATCCTCGGCAAGGGGTCGGACTCGCCTGAGGAGGTATAGGAGATATTCGGACCGATATTGGTTACCGCCAGACCAGCGTTCAAAAATGAAAAAGGTTTATAAAGCACCCCAGCATCAAAAGCCCAGGTGATACCGGTGCCCCCACGTTCAATTCCCAACTCCGGCATAACCTTCCAAACCCAATCCGGGACAAGAAAGGAATAAATCAACTTTGCCCCAAGTCCAACACCAAGGTTAGGTAGCACCGCAAACCCATAACCCAATCCTGGGGAGACATCAAAAGTGGTATATCGACCAAGAAATTCACCTCTTTCATTAATAACATCGGTTTCCCCAGTAGTTAGATATATGACATTGAGCCCGGGAGTTCCCATACCTTTGAGATTATGTGTCACCGCTAAATATTCATAATACATACCCGGCCAGAGTCCTGGCAGCCAGTTACAATGCATCAAGGTAGCATTGGTGCGCTCTAAAAAAGCCAATCCGCCCAGATTGTAATACAGACAAGAGGCATCGTTACTGATAGCGGTAAAGGCACCAGCAAGTGATGTGGGTCTGGCTCCAGGCCAAATCATCAGAAAAACTGCACCGGGGTTCTGACTGGCAGAAACCATCCCGAATACGAGGATAATCGCCAGCCACCAGACTGTTCGCTTCATTAAAAAGCCTCCTTATTCAATTTCAATTATTATAAACCATCCATTATCTTAGGTCAAGAATACCTTAACGGGAAACAAGAAACTTATCCCTGAGCACAACTCGCTGCCTGTTCTTCATGTCTAACCTATTCTCTGCAATAAAAATAAATAAGTATACCCCGTTCCCAAGAGGTTTACCAGCCTGGTCTTTACCATCCCAGAAAATCTGATTATACCCAAAATTAGCACTCATTTCACCTAGGTCCCGCACAAGTCTGCCAGACAGGGTGTAAATCTTGATGCGCACGGTTGCCGGTTGATTTAAATTAAAGGTAAAGAACCCAGAACCGCGCAGAGGGTTGGGGTAAACAAGCAAGTTATTAACCTCGAGACCTTTGTTCCCCACGGACTGGAGGGTGATTTTTTTCAATCCCCGGTTAAGAAAATTGTCAGCAACCGCTACAAATACCGAATCAAGCGGGCCGGCAAGATTTATCTGCACTCGGCAACGGGCAACAGTAAAAGAACTGTCGTCAAACATGAAATAATCCCCAATCTCCCTTTTACCCCGCTGGTCATTTACAAATAAACAAGGGGTAAACCCGCTCACAGGTGCAATCAAAATCCCTGATGGATCCTCAACCACCACCTCCAGTTCAAATAGGGATGGAACAAAACTACTATCCTGCAGTTTACGCCCGGAATAGTAGAAGGACAC
This genomic interval carries:
- a CDS encoding ATP-binding protein, with product MRKIEHNIGRVVEVNGERALVELTVDTAKPLVGDYYPGQPGSYVKIPFHNQEVVGIVAGVKGAGEGRGIADCFLVGTLTQAGRFFRGVVVYPNVGQMVQMVGNEELDTIFSEFSEFGFSFGSPSNAPGQRVYVQLDRFFGGHIAVLGATGCGKSCTVVSILQQAVKKYPHPHIVVLDLHGEYAAAFSQDVNLINSDNLELPYWLLNFDEFVDLCIDMNEPTAKNQLTVLHDSLVRSRQAWDTREMLGLGGLITADSPVYFDLDEMVAMIRDWNIQVVYDHAGRQVQGPLHGVFDHFLLRLDSKLSDPRYNFMFKPKRYDRSSTLPELLRSYLSVGTSHRMTVVDLSGVPYDAVGVVVALITRVVFEFNLWNEERERCPIVLVLEEAHNYVPNKSDVRFSAARNAVERVIKEGRKYGIGMIVVSQRPKDVSETVLSQCNTFIAMRLTNPEDQNYIRRLVPDSLSGLMNILPALRTGEALILGEAVAMPTRMMVDMPDPKPRGGGVEFARWWTKGPGEMDIERIVKTWRARRRDI
- the hypB gene encoding hydrogenase nickel incorporation protein HypB; translation: MAEIKLLRRVLASNDALALEEKRLLDRYGVLGVNIMSGPGAGKTTLIERTVAALKDRWRIWVIEGDIQGDLDARRVLAQGVGCTQINTQGACHLDGLMLSPVFAQIDFEGLDLLLIENVGNLVCPAEFRLPVHYNVTIVSTPEGSDKPIKYPLMFQRSDVIVINKIDLLPYVDFDIRGFTRSVRRLKPKVPVIPLSLRNGKGLDGWLCWLKRALHSRGGKGKGGSGCGR
- a CDS encoding adenylosuccinate synthase, yielding MMNIVVVGAQWGDEGKGKVVDFLSQRAQVVVRFQGGPNAGHTVCCGKGRFTFHQIPSGILNPNTVGVIGCGCVVDPYRLNEELAELKKGGVKLSRRLFVDRRAHLILPYHRLLDNLQEEQLAEKKIGTTGRGIGPAYQDKIARVGIRVGDLLNEDVFKEKLRRNLAAANFRLMEVYKAEPLSFQELSLEYWLISRPLSEMIADGSRLIEKALRQGRRVLFEGAQGSHLDIDLGTYPFVTTSSTVAGGAAVGSGISPLWLEEVVGVAKAYTTRVGAGPFPSELEEKEAGMLRELGNEYGATTGRPRRCGWFDAGVVRAAVRFNRLSALVITKLDVLDSLETIKICTGYRYQGKRIREFDPFLAEKLEPRIVSLPGWREKTPGCRRFGDLPLRAKRYIERIAELVDCPVALVSVGSERNEMVAVDTKSLKWLR
- a CDS encoding PorV/PorQ family protein is translated as MKRTVWWLAIILVFGMVSASQNPGAVFLMIWPGARPTSLAGAFTAISNDASCLYYNLGGLAFLERTNATLMHCNWLPGLWPGMYYEYLAVTHNLKGMGTPGLNVIYLTTGETDVINERGEFLGRYTTFDVSPGLGYGFAVLPNLGVGLGAKLIYSFLVPDWVWKVMPELGIERGGTGITWAFDAGVLYKPFSFLNAGLAVTNIGPNISYTSSGESDPLPRMLRVGVAYYPVQREIFRLGISPEITKIMVGMFSDTTKSFGEQFSEEWRDAWKSLGVEGELNLGVVSGFLRLGYFEDITGQRGGIVMEKDGLTYHYSLGDVLTRRNLGSFKSLGWTFGGGIRFQRFQFDLGVDQFIYDFSTSNYKFSFSYQF